A genomic segment from Acipenser ruthenus chromosome 5, fAciRut3.2 maternal haplotype, whole genome shotgun sequence encodes:
- the LOC117403171 gene encoding protein stum homolog encodes MGNPRNNQVIPKGCGPGTLPWKHSNDIINRKTAGIKGVILIITTPLAVICLVLNIVIPETGTVVSGLTLLCCSVPPALTGGVVGNDERLALVCFNLWVGLAQLFTVTFLLIGWVWSITWGVIMLVLFYLKRIAHCTMPTQAEAAAFSTSSESGHSIAISQICM; translated from the exons atgg GAAACCCTAGAAACAATCAGGTGATCCCAAAGGGCTGTGGGCCAGGAACTCTCCCCTGGAAACACAGCAATGACATCATCAACAGGAAGACAGCTGGCATTAAAGGGGTCATCCTCATCATCACTACACCATTGGCTGTCATCTGCTTGGTGCTCAACATCGTCATACCAGAAACAG GTACAGTGGTGTCTGGGCTGACCCTGCTCTGCTGCTCGGTGCCCCCAGCACTGACAGGAGGAGTGGTGGGCAACGATGAGAGGCTGGCTCTGGTGTGTTTCAACCTGTGGGTGGGGCTTGCTCAGCTCTTCACTGTCACCTTCCTGCTCATCGGCTGGGTCTGGAGCATCACCTGGGGAGTCATCATGCTGGTTCTCTTCT ATCTAAAGAGGATCGCTCACTGCACTATGCCAACGCAAGCAGAGGCAGCAGCATTCTCCACTTCAAGCGAGAGTGGTCATTCCATTGCGATCAGTCAGATTTGCATGTAG